CTTTGCTTAAAATTAAAATAGTGTCGGTGAAAATATAATTACGGTTGAAAcataaaatgaagaaaaataaaatatcttcagGCTGAGACACAGATATCTCGCTCTCTTTAAGGAGAGTCAAGCCCACTGCAGCAAAGTTTTCACTAGTCCAGCAATAATCTTCTTGACTTGTTTCTCCCTGGATACAACACTCCGATCACGTCGTATGACTCGAACAAACTCTAGACAAGTTGTTGAGTCTAGAGCTCCACAAGATGAACACCTTCCTTCAATAAAAGTAAaaactctcttcttcttttttcacaaCTTTAACCTCACTTTTTTAAACACCCTACAATTATTTTTCATACCACATTATGGAAGAAAAACTTCTATTTATAGGTGTAGGAATTCTTCCTtgaattaaattggaagaaagtcactactaaaaattcggccAAAATCGGTTGCGATTGATTGACCCACTTCGGTAGGTCAAAAAATCGGCCGAAAAACTGACCAAAGTCGGtcagtttttcaaaatattttatttttcaattttttttacgaaaccaaccaactttggtcatTTTTTAGCGCAAAAAGACGGAACCCTATTTTTgcgtcccgcaaaatttatttttcaagaaaccgaccaccTTTGGTCGGATTTTCATTTAAactaaattaaaattaaaattcaaaaacACGATCGATCTTCGGCCggattttaaaaaataatcgatttcggtcggtaattttattttttaataaaatcgaccaacatcggtcggttattttcgctcgaaaatacaattaaagagtataaataaaataaagtggtagaatagtatcctgccacggTACAGACCCGGGTTCAATTTTCAAAATGGTGCATTTttcaattacataattaaaaataccGATCGAATTCggtaaattttttcttttttgaaaattaATTGACCAACTGAAATTGGTCAGAAAATACCGATCGAAGTCGGTCGGTTGGCTATACCGGCCATATGATTAACATCTGTCATGAATCGGTCGGTTTTCGATCGATTTTtgccaattaccgaccaacattggtcggtttttttccattttttagtAGTGAGTGAAATTAAGTTATGAAATCATGGAGAACATGGGATAATGGATAAATTAGTGTGTAATTGGTAACAATATCAATTGGGGTGTCTAATAAGACCTGAtaaatttagggactatgtattTGATCGAATAAAAATAGTTCACAATTCAGCTAGTACAACTTAGGGGAACTTTTAGAAATGACTATTGTTTGGAAGCTTATTGTCGGACGTAGTTATTAGCTACTTATATTTTATAGCTACTAATTGCTTGCCATTGGATGTATGTCATTGTATTCAATTCAGTTGTATATATTGTATTCAATTCGGATGTATTCATTCTTATATAttttacattgtattcaatttcaCCGTATTGAATTCAGTTGTATTCAAACaataaaaaattaagaaataGGGTATTTACCGCTATTCAAACaataaaaaattaagaaataGGGTATTTACCGCTATATTCAATTCAGTTGTATACATTATACTCAATTCGGCTATATTCATTTTTAACTAttttacattgtattcaatttcaCTGTATTCAATTTGGCTATATTTAAACAACAAAAAATCATAAATACAGTGATATTCGATTGTATTCAATTTATTGTATTCATTTGTAGCTGCTTTTACACTAGATTTAATTTAATGTATTTAATTCGgttgtattcaaacaacaaaatttcaaataatatatacATCGATCTGCCACAAAATAACCTTCGGAATACATAAATATAgggaaaaataccaaaaaaaaaatattttcattaaaaatacAGAATACACTCAAATTTGAGTGTATTTGtacaaaatataatgtatttgtattattgtatgtgactcaatagcaaagaagagaagaaagttcgtcaGAGATGGCGTCTTTCAGCCAGGCTAAAcactgtatacattgtattaaaactaaaaatgtagATGAACAAAGAAGGATAAGAAGTCATGGATTCCAAAGAAGGAGAACCCAAGTACCAAAAATGGATTTTGAGCGGCAAAACAAGATGAAAAAAGGCTTTGTTTTGAGTAAATCAGAATATCGGTCAACGGAGTTAGTGGGCCTTCCCCGACGAAGCAGATCTAGGATTTCAgaaagagagaggagagagaaagagagccATGGATTCTGGCATCTCCGTTAGATCCAGATCTGGTGACCCCTCTGATCTTCCTCCTCCATTATTTTCGCCGTCGATAATGGACCCATCACGGGTAGAGCTGGACGGTGGCAAAAAAAAATATAGGGAAAAGAGAGAGAAGATTGAGGGAAAAAGGAAAGAGAGTTGAGGGAGAAGACAGAAGGGGCTGAGGGAAAAGTTGAGGGATCAATTGTATATATTtgtattttgctataaaatataaaaaataactataaataataatatttttgaagtgTTTTGGCTTATAATAAATATGGTGCATTATTTAGCTATATCATGCAAAATTTCCTATAACTTAACACatttaagagcccgtttggattaacTTAAAAAGTGATTTTTCAGAAGAAATAGTTTTTAAGCCTTTTAGCAATAAGTTGGGATTGCCCAACTTATTACTTTTGACATATTTTAAGtcgttttaaatttattttaagtaCTTTATAGCTTTATCAAACATCGAAAAAAGGCTAAAAATCACTTGAAAAGTTTGATTTGACCATCTTAAATTTTTTATCCAAACACCCTCTAAAAGTTACTACTGCTTTTGGGCGGAAGGCGACCTAACTCGGCCCAAAGTTAAAAGAGGAAGTCCAGGGAAAGGACGTAAGGGGGGTTTTGTTTCCTTGAAGCTAGGGGATAGGAGCAAGGAAGAGGGAGAGGCAGGATTCTCTAGGTAGATACGGCGGGGAATAGCAACAGGAAGTAGCAGAGAGAGGTGAGAGTTGAGAAGATATGTGGCGCGGTCTGAGTGCTGGAAATGGCGTAGCAACTGTATTTCTCAGGCATTTCTCGCGGAAAAGGGCACCAAATCTTAGGAAGATCAACCCCAAGGTTCCACCCCAAGAAGCTGCTGAAATTGCAGAATCTCTTTACCATGTTATCCAGCAGCACGGTCCCCTCACCCTCCCCAATACTTGGAACCTCGCCAAGGTGACACTTTCTGACCTACTTACATCATTgagtaaatattatatatatatatattccgtgAATTATTTTTTTCCCAATACAACAAGGCCCATACCCTCCGAAAATGCACGAAGAAGATACTAGCTCAAGAATAATACAATATTGATTTCTGCCCTTTGCTCTTGTCCTGATACCTATTTGAAATCTTAAAAGTTTTGCATTTAGTGTCTGACAATTGAGGACCTGTTCAGAGAATGAAATGAGGATAGACAATTAGCATATGACAAATGATGCAACAAATTTAAGACATACACTTGGTGTTAGAGGCGAAAAGCAAGCAACCATGTCTAACCTAACACAATAGTTTcctatttgagtttatttcttaaattttttcaTGACTACGTTGTCTAGCAGTCATACCTATGAAACCTTTATTACTGTAATGAATTTACCACAAGATAGTCCTCGGTTCCTTTATGTTTCAGATCACTCTTTTGATGCAGTAGAATTTCTTTTCTGTAACATTTTTTTTCAAAGGTCTCTTGTTGGTCGCCCTTTCCTTAAGGTTGTATTTGTGTATCAGATTAAACATATGCATGAATATTGACATTGATTCAGTATGAGTAATGGCATCTATGGAGTATATTAAGTATTTACCTTATGGGAAAAGTTACACAGCGAAGTATATCTAGAAGTGGTGAAAAGCTAAAACCACGTCCATAAATTTGCAACTTCTTCATTTATCTATGAACCATATTCTATGCCACTCAGAGGTGGACCTACGTCGGGTGTTGTTATGAATAGGATAAACCAAAGTAAAGTGCTTGGGCCTGAGAATGGGTTGCGCACGAGTCAGGATGTGAAACAGCCCACCAAGAGGTTATTGGACTACAACTGGGACCTAGGTTAGAGATACATATGTCAAGGAACTAATGGACAATAGAAGGAATGTAGTTACTATAATTACCAGTTCGTGCAAGTATACGGTTATGCAAATTGTTATTTGGAAATTCCCCTCTCTTGATCTCTCTCCCTCGTCTGTTTCTCGCTGGGACTCGGTCTTCCCATCTCCTTTCTTTGTGTCACTATCCTTACTTACTATTACTCTTCAATGTAATTCCTTTGTTCAGTATCAATATATCAATTGTTATTTATGTATTTGGTTGTGGAGATTGGAACCATTACATTGGTGCTTTCATCGATTCGTATTCCATGGATCTCTACTCTTCTGCCATTATCCATTATCACCTCAATGTCATCCAGGATTTACTAATGGTAATGATGGATAATAACGCCCGTATGCTCAGACACCTCGACAACATAGAGAACATGCTGCCCGCCTCCTCCAAGACGACCCCCACGCTCCACAGCACTCAGACGTGGTTGTGTCTTTGCACGATAAGTACGAAGCAGAGGAATTCTCAGCACCTCTTGTTATTGCAAAAGCAAAGATTGATTCTGATTTGGATAAAGGACTCTCCAACACTGTGCACAATTCCGAGGAGGACAATTCAAGAAGTTGTGCCCGATAGGGAAATTGACATGGAAGTTGCAAATTCCATGAGGAACAATTCAGTAAATCCTGAAACCCAGGTGTCCAATGAAATGTTTCAACCATTTTCCGCAGTTAAGTATGCTTACAGTCACCTTATCATATTTGATGATCAACTAGCACTGCCATGTATGCTTATCGCTTCCAGTCACGGCCAACCTATAGGCAGGGATATAATTGATTACTTAAGTGAACTTTATCGTGCTAAATCCTTGTGTCGATTTCCACCTGATCACTTCGGATTACACTTTCCGTTTGATCCTGGTTCAAGGTATCTTACCACATACTTTGGAAGTACAAGAAAATATATATCTGGTGATGCGTTGGGCAATTTGACGTCTGATATGCTTATGGTGTCAACATTATGGAACAGACTAATGAGAAGAAGAGGGACACTATTAACACAATCActtgtattttttattaaatCTGCTGCAACGGTACTTGCCTACATCTTTCAAGCTATATTCCATGGAAGTGTTGGTGTAGGCATAGACAAGTTGGTTAAGCAGTTGAGTGCTATGGAGGTGCACCTATGCCAGCCAACGGTCTTCGCGATGCGATATATTCTGTCTCTACTATTTGGTGCCGTGTTAAGGAGGCTGACGCTCAGGAGAATGCGAGGCTAGAAATGGCCAGAAACTTTGGAGGGTTATTATGCATCTTTCATAATGAAGATATTTACTTTTATGTTATGTTGGAACTTCCTAGGATATCTCGTATTATTCCCAAGCTAAATGAGCTCTTGTTCTATTTCAGAAACACTGCCTTGAAAACATTCCTGATGGTTTCCTCTTTGAATCACTCTTGGTGTGCTATTTGATTCTTTCCTTGTTAAAACCCTTGTCCATTCCTACTTTGACTTTCTTTATCAATTTCAATTGCAAAATAGGCAATTGCTGGCCAAATATCAGATTTCAAATGCAAAATTGCCCATAACTGTTATATTGGATAGTTCCAAGCTTTTGGTTGAACCTGAAGTGTTTGAATCACTGTGGGAAGGGAGTTACATCTGGATAAAATATGGGATACGATTGATGCATCTGATTAAATTCTTACATGGTAGACCAACAAGGGAGTCAAGTAAGGAATATTTTGTAGAGTTTATTAGGACACTTCTTGCTGCACTTTTGTATGGGTTTATCCGGGCATTCACTAAGGTTCTACCAGTAAATAGACAAGGAAATTTCATTTCTCCTGGAGGTGTGCTTTGTTATGTGGAGAAAAGGATGAATGCTATTTATAATATGCGCTTGCGCTTTCATCATTCAATGCTTGCTCCGCTAGCTTTGAAATCATTGAAGCTTGATTTGCTTGCATATGGGAACACTAGTTTCCAAAAAGTGACCTTCACAAAGATAGTCGCCGTCATAGGTGGAAATGGCTTAGGAGAAAGTATAGTTGCATTGCTGCTGGAAAGATTTTATGACCCAATTGAGAGTCAAGTGTTGCTGGTCATTATGGACACAAGTGCATTACGACTATGATGGTTGCTGGATCCAATTGGCTTTAAGGATCAAGAACCTGCATCATTTGCTATCACTATACTTGAGATCATACTGTACAGAAAGCTTGTAGCATATATGCCTGAAGGTCTAGCTGATGCCTTTGTTGTCATTGAGCTGAGCAAACACTTGTTTGTCTTATGGAGTTTCAATGTTGAGCAGAGCCAAATTGATATTGTTGACGTGCTTGTTGTTGCTGCAACAAGTACATTGGGTCACATATTCTTCCTAGGCCATTATGAACATTTCGGTATGGCGACAATTTGTGGCGACTATGCTATTATTACTATCCCGTACTCGAACCTTGGGGACAAGGTTCTTTTCGAGGACGGGAGTATTGTTATGAATAGGATAAACCAAAGTAAAGTACTTGGGCCTAAGAATGGGTTGCGCACGAGTCAGGATGTGAAACAGCCCACCAAGAGGTTATTGGACTACAACTGGGACCTAGGTTAGAGGTACATGTGTCAAGGAATTAATGGACAATAGAAGGAATGTAGTTACTATAATTACCAGTTCGTGCAAGTATACGGTTATGCAAATTGTTATTTGAAAATTCCCCTCTCCTAATCTCTCTCCATCGTCTGTTTCTCTCTGGGACTCTGTCTTCCCATCTCCTTTCTGTGTCACTATCCTTACTTACTATTACTCTTCAGTGTAATTCCTTTGTTCAGTATCAATATATCAATTGTTATTTCTGTATTTGGTTGTGGAGATTGGAACCATTACAGGTGTAGAGGGGTCACTGGCACCTGTTAACATTAGAAAAACTCTCTATGTATTTGTGTATATACCTTGAAAAACGTCTACATATTTTCCTGGGACCCCTAAACACAAAGGCTCTCTGGAGGCACTCGTCGAAGCCACTGTTTGGTGATAAATACTTGgattctatttttttaaaaagccccccccccccctctctccACGATAGAAAATCCCCTTCTCCAATTCTCAAAACCCTCCTTACTTAACTCAACAACTCCAATAAGCAGCATGCCTATCGCCACCAGATAATTCTTGCCAGAAGTTTAGCCAGCAAGGCACTACAAGTTGTGTCCGCGCCACCTTTAAATCTTGGGCTCCCCTCTGATGCCACTCCCCTCCTCGAAAATTGACGATGCACAAGTGATATGTTTTTTGAGAATGGaagtttattttattaaaacaaaTTTTACAGCATTTTTCTTTAAACTAATTCTAGCAAATGGATGAAGGCGTAAAGAAGCAAAGGCACTTAAGGATTAAAAAAATATGACTAAACCTAGATCGTTAGAAATTAAAGATTTAGGATTAAACTTCTTAAATATCAGGGTATTTGATGCATAAAGAGCTCCAAAACATGATCAGGAAAGGGTGATTTGTAGGGGTGGGCATATTTCGGTCAAAACCGAACAAACCGACCGAaccaaattttttttatttcggTTTCAGTTATTCGGTTTTTTCGGTCGGTTtcgatttaaaattttaaaatttcagtttttcgGTTATTAATTTTTTTAGTTCGGTTAACCGAAAAATCGAATTATTAGCATATAAattttttaagttatatataGGCTAAGCCCATAGGTAATAAATTAATACTATTAGGTCCAATCCATTAGAGACCCAACCCAATTAAGTAAGTCTATCAGCTTCCCAATCTTAAAGAACCGAATTAGAAAACCGACCAAACCGAAATTAGAAAACTGAACCGAACTTATTTTAGTTCGGTTTCGGTTACTACCTTTACAAAACCGAAAACCAAATAACCGAACCGAATTTCTTCAAACCGAACCGACCGAACGCCCAACCCAAGTGATTTGTTCAGTGAACTAATGTAGAAGCGTTGTACACCAAGTAGTATTCATACAATAACCTATTCAGGTAAGGGTAATTTTCATTTTTCACCACCATGGATGTAGTGGGCATAGTTTCGGTCCCGAAACTGGAAAATTTTCGGATTTCTTATTCGGATGTTTTGATTATGGTTCGCATTTCGGAtcttatttttgaaatattagaAATTCGGATTTGGGACATGGAATTTTTAGATATCCGTAtcgaaaatctgattttttttataCCATACATTTAGCCCTACCTATTAGACATTTGCCCGGTACCAAATCCAATACCCTTATAATTCAGTCAAAATAACCTATTAGCACATTTGAACCTGAACTCTTAGTAGTATGATCTGTTTGGACATGGTTTTACTATGTTTAGACTTGTTAATTTTCAAGGTGACTGCTTTTTAAATGATTTTGTCTGTCAGAGTACTTTCTTAAACTGTGGAAAGTGATTCCATTGAGTTGTCTGCTTGTCACATGTTTGTAAGCGGCTGGAATTTGGTTGGTCTTTGTTTTGTTGATTCTCGGAGCCTTAATGCTTCTGTTGATAGGAATTTCCCGGATAATGGTTGCATTGCTTGCATGAGCCACTAATAAGCCATGTGTTTATAAGCAAACTTTTCTTTGGATGATTTTGACACGAATACTTTGTTTAAATGATTGTGGTGGAAATGAGGAATTATAGTTGCAATTTAACAATTATTCAGATGTTCATTTTTGTACAAAGAAGAAGCCCAACTTATAGGCTCAAAACAAAAAAATTCAGAATAACCAAACCAATTAATCCGAAGTCGAACTTAAAGCAACCGAACCAATACTTTGCAGAATTGCTAGAAGCGAGTGCTTCGTCTCTTAAAGCTCTTAAGCGAAGCGAGGGTATGATGTTTTTTGGGTGTGAGGTGAAGCAAGTTGAAAGAAGCGGCCGCTGTGAAGCAACGAAGCACTGAAGGGCTCACTTtgttttttcttaattttaaaaaaatgacctttttagaaatgaaaaaaagaagaagggaggGGACCTTTTTAGACAAAAAATAAGGGGTAGCTTATTCACTGCTGGCTGCTGCTTTGTTCTCGCTGCTGGCTGCTTTTCTTCACTGCTCCGCTGTTTCTGAAAGGGAGTTGTTGCGGCTGCTTTTTTTCCTTCTTCTGTTTTGCTAATTCTTTAGGTTttattttccttgtttggtttttttttttttgagtttgtataagcaaaaaaaaaaactattagtAGCAAATTGGTATTTAGTGCTTTCTCTATTTCTGCCACTCTCCTGGTTAATAGTAAAACACAACTTATAATTGCaatcttcttttatttttattttgcttGTCGGAGGATTGTTAGTTCTTTACCTTTTCAATTGGAAGATTTGCAttatagatgttatttttgttgagttcttgtttatttagttattttatttatttcgtGTGGTGTTCATTTTGATATTCTTTTAAAATTGCACTTCACTTCAATGGAGCATGCGTTTCGCTTCTCGCTTAAAGCCCTAGGGGCCCTTGTCGCTTTTTTGCACTTCTCGCTTTAAAAATACAGGGGCTTCGATAGTTTGGCCAATGTTGAGATTTTTTTTAATAAGTCAGCCTTGAGATTCTTAACATTGTCAATAtgattatttgactagataagtTACAATTTTGACTTGTTTTTCCTTTCAGGAAGCTAATGTTAGTGGATTAAACAGCAAATCACACATGAAGCTAATGCTCAAATGGATGAGGGGTCGAAATATGCTCAAGCAGTTCTGCCACCGCGTTGGTTCTAGCAAGAAATTCCTTCTTTCTGCCCTACCTGAAGAAACGCAGATCAACCAGGCGAATAACTCACTGGAAGTGAAGATTAATATGGAAAAGCCTCAAGTCAAAGGTAAAAGCCTCACATAATTATGTTTTCCCTGCAAATATTGGGAGAAAGTCGAGGGAATATGATGCTGGATAAGCTTTCACAGTGAAGAAATTTCAAGCTTGTGATCTCCTTCGAATCAGGCTTGATGACACTCTTTGTACTCGCTTGTATCTTCTGGTCTTTTGTAATGGGACCTTATGCTACTGGATTATCTCCCATGGGTTTGATTAATCCCTCTTAGTTGTGGGGACATGTGATTGGAATTTTCCAACTGGATTTTATGCATTCGGCATGGTAAACATCCTCATTGATAAGCCCTTGTTATTTTTCAGTAAGGCTACCGTTTGTGGGTGACAAACATGTCTGCAAGTCATGGCTAGACCTGTTCTAGATTTTTCTGAAATCTTAGGTACGTTGCTCTAAGATATACTATGAATAAAATAGGCATTTTGGGGAGTAGAAGTTGAATTTGGGCTAATGCAACATGATCCACTATGGAATTTGATGTATTGTTAATTAATCAAATCCATGTAGCAGGTAATAAAATTATACATGAAATCGCTTATTACGGTATAATGTCAAACCTTATCCTTATGACTGACCCTGGTAATCTGTTAAGACTGACAATGGAGTGAGGTGGATTTTATGTTCGCTGGAAAACGCTGTTTATTTTGCTGGGAAAATAGTGATTAGTAAATAATGTGTAGATCAAATTGAGTGGAAGGCGGACCAAGAATGCtcctattttgcattctttgatGACCCTGTGTTCAGTAGCAGATTTAATGAGAACGTGGCTAGCCTACTTCTCTGACATTTGACTCTGGTTCTTCAACCACGGGTGCTATGGGAGTGCAATTTTCGTACAATGACCGTCTCACGTTactagtggacaagtaaaagcaAATGGAAGAAATATTCACTAAGGAAGATGAAACCTAGCTTAGGGGTTGTTCTGTGTTTGGCTGGAGTAAGACAAAATAGATCTCTTGGATGATCAAtcaaaattctttattttaaccGGTTACACTGGCCAAAAGCAAATCGGTTTTTTCTTGGTTAGAACAAGCGTTTGAAGCTTAATGTGCACCTTGAGACCTCGACATAAATAAACTTTCCGAGCTCTCACCGGTTATTTCTGGTAAGCGCTTATTTTCATGAATACATAAGAGAATAACAAAACTGGAAGTTGTTCAATTAAGCATTATAAAAATGAGCATCCATCGTTCCAAAACTAACGATCTAACAAATAAGGCAAACGCAAAAAACTGCATTTCGTATAACAGGTCGTAACGCCAGTAAAAAAACAGCAAAAGCATACAAATACACAATCCACAACAAAAGCTAAAAAAGGaaaatgcacaacccatattccACAAATTTGCTAGCGGGTTCTTTACAAAAACTGCATGTACCAGAAAATTGAACTATCTAACATTCTTCTTGCCACTTGGCATCACAAAATTGCCAAAGCAATATTCTCCACATTCATCTTCATTGTCCTCTTGAAGCCTATATTTGCTGAAATGCTGCACCCTGAACTTCCATTCTCCTTTAACCGGATCATAGGACACAAATTCAGCACCTTGATCTCCTGCCTTCCTCTTAAGCATATCCTTATATTTATCGATTCTAGGACCCTCTGTATAGTGTTGTCCAGTCTTCTTATCAAAACATTTTATGTTGAGAAGTGTCACCTCAGCAGGCTTGTTAAGACCTTGTCCAACAGGAGGTTTCTTACTCTCATCCATATATACTATCACCTCCCGATTGTTAAACTGAATCAAAGACTCCAGATCAAGTCGTCGAACATCTGTTTCCCCGATGAACTTGATGCTTCCATATTCATGTCTACCAACCACAAAATCCTTCACATGGCGACAGAACCCAGGCTCAGCCCTTTCCTTTGCTGCCAATTCCTGAACCCGTGGCTCTGTGTAATAATCAGAATGGCGGAGCTTTGGCATCAGAGCCTCAATGTCAGCCCCATGTTCGTAAACAATTGCTGCCTCACCAGCTCGATGGCCAGTAAGGGTAATGGAAGACCCCGCTCCTTTTTGGAGGTGATGCCTTTCATGGAGACCATTGGGTTTCTGGTTCAGTTTGGCACTATGGAGACCCTCTTTATCAAGGCCATTCTCAACCAAATCTTCTGCAGGAACAGATGAAATACAGCTAATGAGGCCAAATTACTGTACAGAAATTTAACTTCTAGTGACAGCTGAGTAACTGACACtgtaatagcctgtttggccaagctggagaaatcagcttattttgagaagtgcttttgaaaaaagtacttttggaaagaaacagtttgtgtttggctaatcactctgaaaagcacttttgaacaataatttgtggttggccaaatttttcagaaaatgcttttaagtatcaaattacgaataaggacatgaatagatttacttataatagttaatattataagtgaataaataatcttaaaaatttattattacaggcaataattaaatcttttcattttatttaagtaaaatatgaaaataaaatttaaaagtacttaattcttttaatataagttaaatatattaaaaatcatttaacaaatataaaagcattcaccgcTAAAGtaactatatattagaaagctatcctaaaaataataagaaatatttatatattatatcctaagtattaggtttaacggttattttggtatatattatattttgttaagggtatatttggtaagaagaaaagtcaaaattgcttctgcttttgggaagaagctacttttttctgctactgcttctgcttcttcccaaaaacacttttttttcccaaaaaaaaCTTGGTCATACACCTCAAGTTGGGGgaa
The DNA window shown above is from Nicotiana tomentosiformis chromosome 8, ASM39032v3, whole genome shotgun sequence and carries:
- the LOC104092906 gene encoding uncharacterized protein, producing the protein MWRGLSAGNGVATVFLRHFSRKRAPNLRKINPKVPPQEAAEIAESLYHVIQQHGPLTLPNTWNLAKEANVSGLNSKSHMKLMLKWMRGRNMLKQFCHRVGSSKKFLLSALPEETQINQANNSLEVKINMEKPQVKGKSLT
- the LOC117275948 gene encoding uncharacterized protein isoform X1, producing the protein MDLYSSAIIHYHLNVIQDLLMVMMDNNARMLRHLDNIENMLPASSKTTPTLHSTQTWLCLCTISTKQRNSQHLLLLQKQRLILIWIKDSPTLCTIPRRTIQEVVPDREIDMEVANSMRNNSVNPETQVSNEMFQPFSAVKYAYSHLIIFDDQLALPCMLIASSHGQPIGRDIIDYLSELYRAKSLCRFPPDHFGLHFPFDPGSRYLTTYFGSTRKYISGDALGNLTSDMLMVSTLWNRLMRRRGTLLTQSLVFFIKSAATVLAYIFQAIFHGSVGVGIDKLVKQLSAMEVHLCQPTVFAMRYILSLLFGAVLRRLTLRRMRG
- the LOC117275948 gene encoding uncharacterized protein isoform X2 — encoded protein: MHLIKFLHGRPTRESSKEYFVEFIRTLLAALLYGFIRAFTKVLPVNRQGNFISPGGVLCYVEKRMNAIYNMRLRFHHSMLAPLALKSLKLDLLAYGNTSFQKVTFTKIVAVIGGNGLGESIVALLLERFYDPIESQDQEPASFAITILEIILYRKLVAYMPEGLADAFVVIELSKHLFVLWSFNVEQSQIDIVDVLVVAATSTLGHIFFLGHYEHFGMATICGDYAIITIPYSNLGDKVLFEDGSIVMNRINQSKVLGPKNGLRTSQDVKQPTKRLLDYNWDLG